In the Spirochaetales bacterium genome, one interval contains:
- a CDS encoding terpene cyclase/mutase family protein, with amino-acid sequence MNKRILFYCILSLLFVFFLSCSEKGEEISIEGAVRESGYQFPLSLKNEMKHSLEVAYNWLAGSRLQDGSWKTNPAITALVLYALVETPGYIDSEKIRSSIDRGYAYLEGFVRDDGGIYLNEYRNYTTAVALLAFTAAGKKEYKDIIKGAKNFLIKFQCDEGEGIESDDVYYGGIGYGGDTRPDLSNTHLALEAIKAAEVYEEALLSVLPESAEKAETENKQRGLHWEKALVFLARCQNLSAINPMPYRTIDDGGFMYETGAYKEDRSHSYGSMTYAGVKSLLYADVKESDIRIAKAFDWIRKHYTLEENPEFGTVSLYYYYMTFSKCLYSLGITALIDVNNQRHVWREDIIKKMISLQKPEGYWVNDNGRYWENIMELATAYSVLAMKFALKGLSEKDIG; translated from the coding sequence ATGAATAAACGAATACTTTTTTATTGTATCCTGTCTTTGCTTTTCGTTTTTTTTCTTTCCTGTTCTGAAAAGGGAGAAGAAATTTCAATAGAAGGAGCCGTCCGCGAAAGCGGTTATCAATTCCCATTGAGCCTGAAGAATGAGATGAAACACAGTCTTGAGGTCGCTTACAACTGGCTCGCGGGAAGCCGGCTTCAGGATGGTTCATGGAAGACGAATCCGGCTATTACGGCACTCGTGCTTTATGCGCTGGTTGAAACGCCCGGTTATATCGATTCGGAAAAAATACGATCCTCCATTGACCGGGGGTATGCATATCTCGAGGGTTTTGTCAGGGACGACGGCGGAATATATCTGAATGAATACAGGAATTACACCACGGCGGTTGCCCTGCTTGCGTTTACCGCGGCCGGCAAGAAAGAATACAAGGACATCATAAAGGGCGCAAAGAATTTTCTCATCAAGTTTCAATGCGATGAAGGGGAGGGCATCGAGAGCGATGATGTTTATTACGGCGGTATCGGTTACGGCGGCGATACGAGGCCGGATCTTTCCAATACACATCTTGCCCTGGAAGCGATCAAGGCGGCAGAAGTCTATGAAGAAGCATTGCTTTCGGTACTCCCGGAAAGCGCTGAAAAGGCGGAAACAGAGAATAAACAGAGGGGGCTGCATTGGGAAAAAGCCCTCGTGTTTCTTGCGCGGTGCCAGAATTTAAGTGCGATTAATCCGATGCCCTACAGGACGATCGATGACGGGGGATTCATGTACGAGACCGGAGCATACAAGGAAGACAGAAGCCATTCCTACGGATCGATGACATACGCGGGTGTCAAAAGCCTTCTTTATGCCGATGTCAAGGAGTCGGATATCCGTATCGCAAAGGCGTTCGACTGGATCCGAAAGCACTATACTCTCGAGGAGAATCCGGAGTTCGGAACGGTTTCACTCTATTATTATTATATGACCTTTTCGAAATGTTTATATTCCCTGGGAATCACTGCGCTGATTGACGTAAATAATCAGCGCCACGTGTGGCGTGAAGATATCATCAAGAAGATGATTTCACTCCAGAAACCGGAAGGGTACTGGGTCAACGATAATGGACGGTATTGGGAGAATATTATGGAACTGGCAACGGCATATTCGGTGCTGGCCATGAAATTCGCACTCAAAGGGTTGAGTGAGAAGGATATCGGGTAG
- a CDS encoding zinc ABC transporter substrate-binding protein: MRRKFMLFLFLLLVGHIPNESAALGGAEKRESNHIRAYCSILPLVYFAERIGGEHIMIESLVPPGVEPHTFEPTSHQMAAISRADMYFSIGLPFEEILLPKLKDSIKNLVVIDTSAGISRRRLPSTGHTDDRENHGDHENGHGHGAEDPHIWLSPTLVKLISSHILDSLITFDPGNKDSYKMNYEAFMNDIDRLKKNLTDLFDSDKGKRFLVFHPAFGYFADEFGLQQVAVEIEGKEPSAKQLARLLELLKKENVKIIYTQIQFSQQKAMIIARHLSGRIIAIDPLAEDWLQNIESMAKDIKKGIF, encoded by the coding sequence ATGAGAAGAAAATTCATGCTGTTTCTCTTCCTCCTCCTTGTCGGTCACATTCCAAATGAAAGCGCTGCCCTGGGCGGGGCAGAGAAACGGGAGAGTAACCATATCCGGGCCTACTGCAGCATTCTTCCGCTTGTTTATTTTGCCGAACGTATCGGGGGGGAGCATATCATGATTGAATCGCTTGTTCCGCCGGGGGTGGAACCGCACACATTTGAACCCACCTCCCATCAGATGGCGGCAATATCCCGGGCGGATATGTATTTTAGTATCGGTCTTCCTTTTGAAGAGATTCTCCTGCCCAAATTGAAGGATTCAATAAAGAACCTCGTCGTCATCGATACGAGTGCCGGTATCAGTCGTCGCCGGCTACCGTCAACCGGACATACGGACGATCGTGAAAATCACGGCGATCACGAAAACGGTCATGGACATGGGGCGGAAGATCCCCACATCTGGCTGAGTCCGACCCTGGTCAAGCTGATTTCATCCCATATTCTCGATTCCCTCATTACCTTCGATCCCGGCAACAAAGACTCGTATAAAATGAATTATGAAGCTTTCATGAACGACATCGACCGCCTGAAAAAGAACCTCACGGACCTGTTCGATTCGGACAAAGGAAAGAGGTTTTTGGTATTTCATCCTGCTTTCGGTTATTTTGCCGACGAGTTCGGATTACAACAGGTTGCCGTTGAAATCGAAGGGAAAGAACCGTCAGCCAAACAACTCGCGCGTCTTCTCGAATTGTTAAAAAAGGAAAATGTAAAGATCATCTATACCCAGATTCAGTTTTCACAACAGAAAGCCATGATAATAGCCCGACATCTTTCAGGACGCATCATCGCGATCGATCCGCTTGCAGAGGACTGGTTACAGAATATTGAATCGATGGCAAAGGACATAAAAAAAGGAATATTTTGA
- a CDS encoding response regulator transcription factor: MKKKETTFIIIDDHPLFRAGLKQLINQEKDFSVIEEAGDAEEALNLIITNVPDFALVDISLRGMNGLELIKVLNSKYPGLIILVISMHDEALYAERALKAGARGYIMKQEASKKVLTAIHQLLDGKVYISEAMHDKMLMGMIKGKSELENNPIDKLSDREFEVFLLIGKGLGPIQIAEELNLSVKTVETYRAHIKTKLMLDNAAELRKHAIKWIQSQKM; this comes from the coding sequence ATGAAAAAGAAAGAGACAACCTTCATTATTATAGATGATCATCCGCTGTTCAGGGCAGGACTCAAACAACTCATCAATCAGGAGAAGGACTTTTCCGTCATTGAAGAGGCGGGTGACGCGGAAGAAGCCCTCAACCTGATAATTACGAACGTGCCGGATTTTGCCCTTGTCGATATCTCCCTGCGGGGGATGAACGGCCTTGAATTGATAAAGGTACTCAATTCAAAATATCCCGGTCTCATCATTCTGGTCATTTCTATGCACGATGAAGCCCTTTACGCGGAGAGGGCTTTGAAGGCGGGGGCTCGGGGATACATCATGAAACAGGAAGCTTCGAAAAAGGTGTTGACCGCCATACATCAGCTTCTCGACGGTAAAGTATATATCAGTGAAGCCATGCATGATAAAATGCTGATGGGTATGATAAAGGGCAAGAGCGAACTCGAAAATAATCCGATCGATAAATTGAGTGACAGGGAGTTCGAAGTTTTTTTGCTTATCGGCAAAGGGCTCGGACCGATCCAGATAGCTGAAGAACTCAATCTGAGTGTCAAAACAGTCGAAACCTACCGGGCGCATATCAAGACAAAACTGATGCTCGATAACGCCGCGGAACTGCGCAAACATGCAATCAAATGGATTCAAAGCCAAAAAATGTAA
- a CDS encoding substrate-binding domain-containing protein → MKKEYPTIGFFGPRLDAQYQIILWKGITEKAKEEGVNLIYFPGEKIDSDEAFESQANIVYKLAGKDNIDGLIVLSNIIGVYLKKNEMKEFCASFSPIPVVAVGNSYEGIPGIEVDNSIGIRQLVSHLVLDHDYRKFAFVCGPKKQNEVELRIRALRTALREFGLELDDEFIVAGDFVHESGVKAVDVLLKKGGGDFDVILAANDYMAIGALEALRCAGINVPDDMAVTGFDDIQSSSYCNPPLTTVYQPILEKGRKAMETMLDLLAHKPVGERTVLPTRLIVRESCGCFHRDKKVPSIININASNKKPLHTNFGIFREKVIKECREGGGYSYTLNKKDNLDKWIIQLVDAFYTDVKTNNTEHFISRLNRILRVFISSDHDVLSWHRVVSLIRDTIITYRLNREELLMVEYLLEQARELIAEISQRFQGYKLMESERLSGRLWEVGNALITSFNIENLIHVITESMRKLGIDRCYFSVYDKEKDFPYYAYLLLAYDRGKLKKLPQRGIRFKSDCLAPSLEIVKGTSNPFILEPLFFRNEQLGFIIFEMSVPETTIYDALRQQLSSALKGAFLMQETKNYAQNLEREVTARTSELIKANRQLQKEIARRKKVDAALKESETNLRVITSATPIPLVIFRMSDGRLLYSNKPFTVEFGLKDKSLSRKKIRQFFSDPQYIEELLGNLRSAKTLSHIELTAKHDSGSSFSVIASFQTLAFRGEEGVLAGFYNITERKRLEKEILEISGKEQRRIGQDLHDDLCQNMAGIAVMVSALENNLKKTDSANAEKAAVISQLINETIIRTRSLARGLYPAALEENGLPYMLEELSKKIEGQFDISCSLHIINKIPVEDNSTALHLYRITQEAVNNAIRHGEPDLIEIDFRAQADEISLVVRDNGSGISKNYKLSKGMGLRIMNYRANMIGGKLDIRRNGKRGTCLSCTIRR, encoded by the coding sequence ATGAAAAAGGAATACCCGACTATAGGTTTTTTCGGACCGCGACTCGATGCCCAGTATCAAATAATCTTGTGGAAAGGTATAACGGAAAAAGCGAAGGAAGAGGGCGTCAATCTCATTTATTTCCCGGGCGAAAAAATCGATTCCGATGAGGCGTTTGAAAGCCAGGCGAATATCGTCTACAAGCTCGCGGGAAAGGATAATATCGACGGACTCATCGTTCTATCGAATATCATCGGGGTCTATCTGAAAAAAAATGAGATGAAAGAGTTTTGCGCCTCTTTTTCTCCGATTCCCGTTGTCGCCGTCGGGAATTCTTACGAAGGGATTCCGGGTATCGAGGTCGATAATTCGATCGGTATCCGGCAACTCGTTTCCCATCTCGTACTCGATCATGATTACAGAAAATTCGCTTTTGTCTGCGGACCCAAAAAACAAAATGAAGTAGAACTCAGAATCCGCGCGTTGCGGACGGCGCTCAGGGAATTCGGCCTCGAACTCGATGATGAGTTTATCGTTGCCGGTGACTTTGTTCATGAATCGGGAGTAAAGGCGGTGGATGTCCTGCTGAAAAAAGGCGGGGGGGATTTTGATGTCATTCTCGCCGCAAACGATTATATGGCGATCGGAGCGCTCGAGGCGTTACGGTGTGCGGGAATAAATGTGCCTGACGATATGGCGGTCACCGGATTCGATGATATTCAATCGAGCAGCTACTGTAATCCCCCTCTCACGACGGTTTATCAGCCCATTCTGGAAAAAGGCAGAAAGGCGATGGAGACCATGCTCGACCTGCTCGCGCATAAACCGGTCGGCGAACGAACGGTACTCCCCACACGCCTTATTGTCAGGGAATCATGCGGCTGTTTCCACAGGGATAAAAAAGTTCCTTCGATTATAAATATAAACGCTTCGAATAAGAAACCGCTTCACACGAATTTTGGCATTTTCCGGGAAAAAGTAATAAAGGAGTGCCGGGAGGGGGGCGGTTATTCGTATACTTTGAATAAAAAGGACAACCTCGATAAATGGATTATCCAGCTTGTCGACGCATTCTATACGGATGTCAAAACCAACAATACCGAACATTTTATTTCACGGCTCAACAGGATTCTCCGCGTTTTTATATCCTCCGACCATGACGTGCTTTCCTGGCATCGTGTCGTTTCCCTCATCAGGGATACGATCATCACCTATCGGCTCAATCGGGAAGAGCTTCTCATGGTCGAATACCTGCTGGAACAGGCGAGGGAGCTGATCGCGGAAATTTCACAACGTTTTCAGGGTTACAAACTCATGGAATCGGAACGGCTTTCCGGGAGATTATGGGAGGTCGGCAATGCTTTGATCACCTCGTTCAATATCGAAAATCTGATTCATGTCATCACCGAATCCATGCGTAAGCTCGGTATCGACCGCTGCTATTTCAGCGTTTATGACAAGGAAAAGGATTTTCCGTATTACGCATATCTTCTTCTGGCGTATGACAGGGGTAAACTGAAAAAACTGCCGCAGCGCGGTATCAGGTTCAAAAGCGATTGCCTCGCGCCTTCTTTGGAAATCGTCAAAGGAACGTCGAACCCCTTTATCCTCGAACCGCTTTTTTTCCGGAACGAACAGCTGGGATTTATTATCTTTGAAATGTCGGTGCCGGAAACGACGATCTACGACGCATTGCGGCAGCAGCTGAGCAGCGCCTTGAAAGGGGCATTCCTCATGCAGGAGACAAAAAACTACGCGCAAAATCTCGAGAGGGAAGTCACGGCCAGAACAAGCGAGCTTATCAAGGCCAACAGGCAGCTTCAGAAGGAGATAGCGAGACGAAAAAAAGTCGATGCCGCCCTCAAGGAGAGTGAGACAAACCTGAGGGTAATTACGTCGGCCACACCGATTCCCCTTGTTATTTTCCGTATGTCGGATGGCAGACTCCTCTATTCGAACAAACCCTTTACGGTCGAATTCGGTTTGAAGGATAAAAGCTTGAGTAGAAAGAAAATCCGACAGTTTTTTTCCGATCCGCAATACATCGAGGAATTACTCGGAAATCTCAGGTCGGCAAAAACGCTCTCCCATATCGAATTGACCGCAAAACATGACAGCGGGTCCTCTTTCTCTGTGATCGCTTCGTTTCAAACCCTCGCTTTCCGGGGAGAAGAGGGTGTACTGGCGGGCTTTTATAATATCACGGAGCGGAAACGGCTTGAAAAGGAAATTCTTGAAATAAGCGGAAAGGAACAGCGACGGATCGGCCAGGATCTCCATGATGACCTGTGTCAGAATATGGCGGGAATCGCCGTCATGGTTTCCGCGCTCGAGAATAACCTGAAAAAAACCGACAGCGCCAACGCGGAAAAAGCCGCGGTCATTTCTCAATTGATAAATGAGACAATAATAAGAACGAGGAGTCTGGCCAGGGGATTATATCCGGCCGCTTTGGAAGAAAACGGTCTTCCTTATATGCTCGAAGAACTTTCAAAAAAAATAGAGGGACAGTTTGATATTTCATGTTCGCTTCATATAATTAATAAAATACCGGTCGAAGACAATTCGACCGCCCTGCATTTGTACAGGATAACCCAGGAAGCGGTGAATAACGCGATCAGGCACGGGGAACCGGACTTGATCGAGATTGATTTCAGGGCGCAGGCGGATGAAATTTCACTCGTTGTCCGCGACAACGGGAGTGGAATTTCAAAAAATTATAAACTTTCAAAGGGTATGGGCTTGAGAATTATGAATTATCGTGCGAATATGATAGGAGGAAAACTGGATATTCGGCGAAACGGGAAGAGGGGCACGTGTCTGTCCTGTACGATACGACGTTAA
- a CDS encoding cation:proton antiporter, producing the protein MDVSAFLPPYHHPLAVYGVIAVLLIVIPLVFTKLKIPVIIGLITAGIAVGPFGFHILEKDAAVDLPATIGLLYIMFLAGLEIDLLQFTQRKKDSAVFGILTFIIPLGMGTAAGIFFIRIDLPSSILLASMFSSHTLITYPIISRFGLAKSRSSVAAVGGTILTDIIAILILAVIAGNARGNLSYLFLMELAGFLFFTVVMIRFIVPVIGKYFFRRIAPDDIIQYCFVLAVMFLFSLTADIMGLEKIIGAFLAGLALNRLIPEKSSLMNRIRFIGNALFIPVFLISVGMLIDLRHMLISPRAWIIAGVMSAIAVVSKAAAAGLTGCLLKMNLKEGLLLFGMSVNQAAATLAAVLVGYSLGLFDEDILSGTIIMIMVTISAGTFVTERAGRYMALEEQKTPSTYIARPQRFVVAVKDQTNLSLLLDLAFYIRPENSHEAVYPVMIISGHEPEGNELDAAERVMTDAVLRGSSHGIPLNPVIRSETQIQEGIFRSFRDNRGTILITQWTGPKYFYSGIYSTIIDGILEKLDEAMLVCRMCTPLNGTSRIVVILPPFIEKLEGFQEALSLLKTLSSAINAGLSLQTTNKKNAAVIKTVMSRPPRCSCTVDETLSLQHLPNALTSRIQQTDLIVLFNIRIGRPAWRPRLNRLPGMFCRSFPYNNFISLYPCEKITGGEAVRTANGPQLRTTIDPQTIFSTEGFETFNALISAFIEKMFPLLPEEDKSVLFSTITRIVTEEAIQIKEDVLLVHAHVPCVERVSVFYIFDKGKSGFQEMKNNKVLVMLLGPKDLSPEVHLQTLSQLVRLVKNDHFVGDIVAARNFYRS; encoded by the coding sequence ATGGATGTATCCGCTTTTCTGCCTCCTTATCATCACCCGCTGGCTGTTTACGGCGTTATCGCCGTCCTCCTCATCGTCATTCCCCTCGTTTTTACTAAATTGAAAATCCCCGTCATCATCGGGCTTATCACGGCGGGCATCGCAGTCGGCCCCTTCGGTTTTCACATTCTCGAAAAGGACGCGGCGGTCGATCTGCCAGCCACAATCGGGTTGCTTTACATCATGTTCTTAGCCGGTCTTGAAATCGATCTCCTTCAGTTTACGCAAAGAAAAAAAGACAGCGCGGTATTCGGAATCCTCACGTTTATTATCCCCCTCGGTATGGGAACGGCTGCCGGCATATTTTTTATACGGATTGACTTGCCGTCTTCCATATTGCTCGCGAGCATGTTTTCATCCCATACCCTCATTACCTATCCGATCATATCACGTTTCGGTCTTGCAAAAAGCAGAAGCAGCGTGGCGGCTGTGGGCGGAACGATCCTTACCGATATCATCGCGATTCTTATACTCGCCGTCATAGCGGGCAATGCTCGGGGAAATCTCAGTTATCTGTTTCTTATGGAACTCGCGGGATTTCTCTTTTTTACCGTGGTAATGATACGTTTTATTGTGCCTGTTATCGGTAAATATTTTTTCCGCCGTATCGCGCCGGATGACATCATCCAGTATTGTTTCGTCCTGGCCGTAATGTTTCTTTTTTCATTGACGGCCGATATCATGGGCCTCGAAAAGATAATCGGCGCGTTTCTGGCCGGCCTGGCGCTCAACAGACTAATACCGGAGAAAAGTTCCCTCATGAACCGTATCCGGTTTATCGGCAACGCTCTCTTTATTCCTGTTTTTCTCATTTCCGTCGGAATGCTGATCGATCTCCGGCATATGCTGATTTCTCCCCGGGCATGGATAATCGCAGGGGTAATGTCGGCGATAGCGGTTGTTTCGAAAGCGGCTGCAGCCGGACTCACCGGCTGTCTGCTCAAGATGAATCTGAAAGAAGGTTTACTTCTTTTCGGCATGAGCGTCAACCAGGCCGCCGCCACGCTTGCTGCGGTACTCGTCGGGTACAGTCTCGGACTGTTCGACGAAGATATTCTTTCAGGCACCATTATCATGATCATGGTGACGATCAGCGCCGGAACCTTCGTCACCGAACGGGCGGGACGCTATATGGCCCTGGAGGAACAGAAAACCCCAAGCACCTACATCGCCAGACCCCAACGGTTCGTCGTCGCCGTCAAGGACCAGACAAATCTCTCTCTGCTGCTCGATCTCGCATTCTACATCCGGCCCGAAAACAGCCATGAAGCGGTCTATCCCGTGATGATTATCTCCGGGCATGAACCGGAGGGAAATGAACTCGACGCCGCGGAACGCGTCATGACGGACGCGGTACTCCGAGGGTCTTCGCACGGTATTCCGTTGAATCCGGTTATTCGGTCGGAAACACAAATACAGGAAGGCATTTTCCGCAGTTTCAGGGACAACCGCGGGACGATACTGATCACACAATGGACGGGTCCGAAATATTTTTATTCCGGCATCTACAGCACGATCATCGACGGCATTCTCGAAAAACTCGATGAGGCGATGCTCGTCTGCAGGATGTGTACCCCGCTGAACGGGACGAGCCGGATCGTCGTCATTTTACCGCCGTTTATCGAAAAGCTCGAGGGATTTCAGGAAGCACTCTCGTTATTGAAAACACTCTCCTCAGCAATCAATGCAGGCCTATCGCTCCAGACCACAAACAAAAAAAACGCCGCCGTGATAAAAACCGTTATGTCACGTCCGCCCCGATGTTCCTGCACGGTAGACGAAACGCTATCGCTTCAACACCTGCCGAATGCACTCACCTCACGAATCCAACAGACCGACCTGATCGTGTTATTCAATATAAGAATCGGCAGACCGGCGTGGCGTCCCAGGTTGAACAGGCTTCCCGGAATGTTTTGCCGGAGTTTTCCGTACAATAATTTTATTTCACTGTATCCGTGCGAAAAAATCACAGGAGGTGAGGCAGTACGCACGGCCAACGGCCCCCAGCTTCGAACGACGATTGACCCGCAGACGATATTTTCCACGGAAGGATTTGAAACATTCAATGCATTGATTTCGGCTTTCATCGAAAAAATGTTTCCTCTTCTTCCGGAGGAGGACAAATCGGTGTTATTCTCGACGATTACCCGCATCGTTACCGAAGAGGCCATACAAATAAAAGAAGACGTCCTCCTTGTCCACGCACATGTCCCGTGTGTCGAGCGCGTATCGGTTTTTTATATATTCGACAAAGGTAAAAGCGGTTTTCAGGAAATGAAAAACAACAAAGTGCTTGTCATGCTGCTCGGTCCAAAAGATCTTTCTCCGGAAGTCCACCTTCAAACGCTTTCGCAGCTCGTCCGGCTTGTAAAAAACGATCATTTTGTCGGAGATATTGTAGCGGCACGGAATTTTTACCGGTCGTGA
- a CDS encoding class I SAM-dependent methyltransferase: MKTFYSEYREGSSYKKVACNVCGADSCKCIMRGDHHVFVRCNHCRLVFQNPQPLMCDLKNRYTYDYFEYEISNEKNFFGLMKLGLKDIGFDDIRPTDFSGGGRFLDIGCATGMLLDYMRAKGWNVSGVDICRESAEYGIAKRGLDIYIGSLHEARFDDSFFSIVHFSHLIEHVTDPRGLLEEVYRILEPGGYAIVTTPNIGGFQARLFGKEWRSAIPDHLYLFTKPTLSRLCGEVGFTVVRHITWGGLAVGTVPLWIKKPVDTLAKKFGFGDVMLFLVKKPAAALHGDTGRLSPPPVPE, encoded by the coding sequence GTGAAGACATTTTATTCGGAATACAGAGAAGGCTCTTCATATAAAAAAGTGGCATGCAATGTCTGCGGGGCGGACAGTTGTAAATGTATTATGCGGGGAGATCATCATGTCTTTGTCAGATGCAATCACTGCCGGCTTGTTTTTCAGAATCCGCAACCTCTGATGTGTGATCTTAAAAATCGATATACATACGATTATTTCGAATATGAAATATCCAATGAAAAAAATTTTTTCGGATTGATGAAACTGGGGCTTAAAGACATCGGGTTCGATGATATACGGCCCACCGATTTTTCGGGGGGCGGCAGATTTCTGGATATCGGGTGCGCCACCGGTATGCTTCTGGATTACATGAGGGCGAAGGGATGGAATGTATCCGGTGTCGATATCTGCAGGGAATCGGCCGAATACGGCATCGCGAAAAGAGGTCTTGATATTTATATCGGTTCTCTTCATGAAGCCCGTTTTGATGATTCTTTTTTTTCTATCGTTCATTTTTCCCATCTCATCGAACACGTGACTGACCCGAGGGGGCTGCTTGAAGAGGTGTACAGAATCCTCGAACCGGGCGGATACGCGATCGTCACTACGCCCAATATCGGCGGATTCCAGGCGCGATTATTCGGAAAGGAGTGGCGGTCGGCGATACCGGATCATCTCTATCTTTTTACCAAACCGACTCTTTCCCGTTTGTGCGGCGAGGTCGGATTCACCGTCGTCAGGCATATTACATGGGGCGGCCTCGCTGTCGGAACCGTACCGTTATGGATAAAAAAACCCGTCGATACCCTCGCGAAAAAATTCGGTTTCGGCGATGTCATGCTTTTTCTTGTTAAAAAACCGGCGGCGGCGCTTCACGGCGATACCGGACGGCTGTCTCCTCCGCCCGTGCCTGAATGA
- a CDS encoding M23 family metallopeptidase translates to MKRIQLVLILSLTIFICYGFDWPVVNKAVMSTFCQYEGGDFNPGILFAGRGENVYPIADGEVIFSYEEKREFSPVPYGLGSFIALWHEGDIQSVYAYLEKGSINRRNITPGREDVLAKVGDTGATIGGNLNLMIFNIEENELLNPIRNLIPFFTDKKKPVISGIFLRRANDTIRLDDDITITAGEGEILINAYDLREDTRNLWELAPYEFSFILNGQEKTTITFEKLREAENRLVLSHTRETCSDVYESAWMIRLGHFDFYEGTSRITIVVKDASGNSATKDFMITAVKR, encoded by the coding sequence ATGAAAAGAATACAACTGGTACTGATACTCTCACTCACTATCTTTATCTGCTATGGATTCGACTGGCCGGTCGTCAATAAAGCCGTCATGAGTACGTTTTGCCAGTATGAAGGCGGTGATTTCAATCCCGGTATTCTTTTTGCCGGACGGGGAGAGAACGTGTATCCGATAGCGGACGGGGAGGTGATTTTCTCATATGAAGAAAAGCGGGAATTTTCCCCGGTTCCCTATGGGTTGGGAAGCTTTATCGCTCTCTGGCATGAGGGCGATATACAATCGGTATACGCTTATCTCGAAAAAGGCTCGATCAACAGACGGAACATCACACCCGGGCGGGAAGACGTGCTGGCGAAAGTCGGAGACACGGGGGCCACGATCGGCGGCAACCTGAACCTGATGATTTTCAACATCGAAGAGAATGAATTACTTAATCCGATCAGAAATCTTATTCCTTTTTTTACGGACAAAAAAAAGCCGGTTATCTCGGGCATCTTTTTGAGACGGGCCAATGATACCATCAGACTCGATGATGATATCACGATAACTGCCGGTGAAGGAGAAATCCTGATCAACGCCTATGATCTTCGCGAAGACACAAGGAATCTGTGGGAACTGGCGCCGTACGAGTTTTCTTTCATTCTCAATGGCCAGGAGAAAACGACAATTACTTTTGAGAAATTACGGGAAGCGGAAAACAGGCTTGTCCTTTCTCATACCCGGGAAACCTGTTCCGATGTGTATGAATCGGCATGGATGATCCGGTTGGGACATTTCGATTTTTATGAAGGGACATCCCGGATTACGATCGTCGTGAAAGACGCTTCCGGGAACTCGGCGACGAAGGATTTTATGATAACCGCCGTAAAGCGGTGA